The proteins below come from a single Brevundimonas sp. LM2 genomic window:
- the moaB gene encoding molybdenum cofactor biosynthesis protein B, protein MTDPLADLQPPAPGGRLVDLPFTPVRIAVLTISDTRDEESDTSGKILADRIVEAGHSPVLRDIVPDDVEAIRARVRSWIADGAVDVVITTGGTGLTGRDVTPEALEPLFDKRIDGFSVIFHQVSYQTIGLSTLQSRATAGLIDGVFVFCLPGSNGAVRDGWDKVIRWQLDSRHKPCNMVELMPRLLER, encoded by the coding sequence ATGACCGACCCGCTCGCCGACCTGCAGCCCCCCGCCCCCGGCGGCCGCCTCGTCGACCTCCCCTTCACCCCCGTACGGATCGCCGTCCTGACGATCTCCGACACCCGCGACGAGGAGAGCGACACCTCCGGCAAGATCCTCGCCGACCGGATCGTCGAAGCCGGCCACAGCCCCGTCCTGCGCGACATCGTGCCCGACGACGTCGAGGCCATCCGGGCCCGGGTCCGGAGCTGGATCGCGGACGGCGCGGTGGACGTCGTCATCACCACGGGCGGAACCGGCCTGACCGGCCGTGACGTCACGCCCGAGGCCCTGGAGCCCCTGTTCGACAAGCGGATCGACGGCTTTTCAGTCATCTTCCATCAGGTCAGCTACCAGACCATCGGACTGTCGACCCTGCAGTCGCGGGCGACGGCCGGCCTGATCGACGGCGTCTTCGTCTTCTGCCTGCCGGGCTCCAACGGCGCGGTCCGCGACGGCTGGGACAAGGTCATCCGCTGGCAACTCGACAGCCGTCACAAGCCCTGCAACATGGTCGAACTGATGCCCCGGCTGCTGGAGCGGTGA
- the moaC gene encoding cyclic pyranopterin monophosphate synthase MoaC, with product MSDPNAPPGTDLTHIDADGRVRMVDVSDKATTTREATAHGRILMAPETLALALSGGGKKGDVRAVAEIAGVMAAKRTSELIPMCHPLMLTSVKVSVRPSEDGSGLEATATARTQGQTGVEMEALTAASVALLTLYDMLKAVDRGMVITGLGLLMKSGGASGDWRRA from the coding sequence ATGTCGGATCCGAACGCGCCGCCCGGGACGGACCTGACCCATATCGACGCCGACGGCCGCGTCCGCATGGTCGACGTCTCGGACAAGGCGACGACGACGCGCGAGGCGACGGCGCACGGCCGCATCCTCATGGCCCCCGAGACGCTCGCCCTGGCCCTGTCGGGCGGCGGCAAGAAGGGCGACGTCCGCGCCGTGGCCGAGATCGCCGGCGTCATGGCCGCGAAGCGCACGTCCGAGCTGATCCCGATGTGTCATCCCCTGATGCTGACCTCGGTCAAGGTCTCCGTCCGGCCGAGCGAGGACGGCTCGGGTCTTGAGGCGACCGCCACGGCGCGGACCCAGGGCCAGACCGGGGTCGAGATGGAGGCCCTGACGGCCGCGTCCGTCGCCCTCCTGACCCTCTACGACATGCTCAAGGCGGTCGATCGCGGCATGGTCATCACCGGCCTCGGCCTGCTGATGAAGTCCGGCGGGGCCTCCGGCGACTGGAGGCGGGCATGA
- the glp gene encoding gephyrin-like molybdotransferase Glp, with product MSLPSVETARATMLAGIGPLGTEAMPLMEADGCWLAEPVTAGRDQPPFHASAMDGWAVRGADVRPDARLVVVGESAAGHDAGLTVEPGEAARIFTGAALPPGADRVVIQEEARCDGGTVVLAAAPDAPTWVRPQGCDFRAGQVLLEAGTRLNPWRLALAASAGRATVTCRRRPVIALLSTGDELVAPGSAAGPHQIYDACAPALAAFVRRSGGTPVHLGPARDDEASILAAIDSGAFDLLVTVGGASVGDHDRVKPAVRSIGGVLLVEGVAVRPGKPVWFAHLADGRPLLGLPGNPASALVCAELFLAPLIAALQGGSADVETVPAVLEGPLAANGAREHYMRAVLTTGSDGVRRVRPMTDQDSSLVTVMAAANGLVRRLPGAQGLQAGADVGVLIPAR from the coding sequence ATGAGCCTGCCGTCGGTCGAGACCGCCCGTGCGACCATGCTGGCGGGGATCGGCCCGCTGGGCACGGAGGCCATGCCGCTGATGGAAGCGGACGGCTGTTGGCTGGCTGAACCCGTCACGGCGGGACGCGACCAGCCGCCGTTCCACGCCTCGGCCATGGACGGCTGGGCCGTGCGCGGCGCCGACGTCCGGCCGGATGCGCGGCTCGTCGTCGTCGGCGAGAGCGCGGCAGGCCACGACGCCGGTCTGACGGTCGAACCCGGCGAGGCCGCCCGCATCTTCACCGGGGCGGCCCTGCCCCCCGGCGCCGATCGGGTGGTGATCCAGGAAGAGGCCCGATGCGACGGCGGCACGGTCGTCCTGGCGGCCGCCCCGGACGCCCCCACCTGGGTCCGCCCGCAAGGCTGCGACTTCCGCGCCGGTCAGGTCCTGCTCGAGGCAGGAACGCGCCTCAACCCCTGGCGTCTGGCCCTCGCCGCCTCGGCGGGCCGCGCCACGGTGACCTGCCGCCGTCGCCCCGTGATCGCCCTGCTGTCGACCGGCGACGAACTGGTCGCGCCTGGATCGGCCGCCGGTCCGCACCAGATCTACGACGCCTGCGCCCCGGCCCTGGCCGCCTTCGTCCGGCGCAGCGGCGGAACGCCTGTCCACCTCGGCCCGGCCCGGGACGACGAGGCCTCGATCCTTGCCGCCATCGACAGCGGAGCCTTCGATCTTCTGGTGACGGTCGGCGGCGCCTCGGTCGGCGACCACGATCGCGTCAAGCCGGCGGTCCGGTCGATCGGCGGCGTGCTTTTGGTAGAGGGCGTGGCCGTGCGTCCCGGCAAGCCCGTCTGGTTCGCGCACCTGGCCGATGGTCGCCCGTTGCTGGGCCTCCCCGGCAATCCCGCTTCCGCCCTCGTCTGCGCCGAGCTGTTTCTGGCACCTCTGATCGCCGCCCTCCAGGGCGGGTCGGCGGATGTCGAGACCGTCCCGGCGGTTCTAGAGGGTCCGCTCGCTGCGAACGGAGCGCGCGAACACTATATGCGCGCCGTCCTCACGACGGGGTCCGACGGCGTCCGTCGCGTGCGTCCGATGACCGACCAGGACTCGTCCCTGGTCACGGTCATGGCCGCCGCCAACGGGCTCGTGCGCCGCCTTCCCGGCGCCCAGGGGCTTCAAGCCGGTGCGGACGTCGGGGTTCTAATTCCCGCACGCTGA
- a CDS encoding helix-turn-helix domain-containing protein: MTPTLKSIHGRSYEETADGPRFRACAPNSVLARLGDKWTILVMSHLAVAQGHRLRFSELKAGIEGITQRMLTLTLRNLQRDGLLVRHYFPEVPPRVEYELTEMGASMLPALEGFTGWIRDNWPNIDACRRAYDQNGL; this comes from the coding sequence GTGACACCGACGCTCAAGTCCATTCACGGCCGGTCCTATGAGGAGACGGCCGACGGCCCCCGGTTTCGCGCCTGCGCGCCCAATAGCGTCCTGGCCCGGCTCGGCGACAAGTGGACGATCCTGGTGATGTCGCATCTGGCGGTGGCGCAGGGCCATCGTCTGCGCTTCTCGGAGCTGAAGGCCGGGATCGAAGGCATCACCCAGCGGATGCTGACCCTTACCCTGCGCAATCTCCAGCGGGACGGCCTTCTGGTGCGGCACTATTTTCCGGAAGTGCCGCCGCGCGTCGAATACGAACTGACCGAGATGGGCGCGAGCATGCTGCCTGCGCTCGAAGGATTCACGGGCTGGATCCGGGACAATTGGCCGAACATCGACGCGTGTCGACGGGCCTATGACCAAAACGGTCTATAG